In the Brachyhypopomus gauderio isolate BG-103 chromosome 4, BGAUD_0.2, whole genome shotgun sequence genome, one interval contains:
- the lnpa gene encoding endoplasmic reticulum junction formation protein lunapark-A isoform X4 codes for MSTCAVLSSACMLMLLSIYNVLICCNTCFKTCFLLYAHVRLLVHGCLSCFVFHDFQDIQKLEEHREKNQKQLKFWVYRLLLYSTLLYFVACVVIYVWYIPEQLLGKLIVALAFLIFPPLVWLLRKLLIALYSKRTERNDEKLEELKAEKKRILEQVMETETYKNAKLILERFDPDSKKKVELEATPVGPSMTPRQGQELRQRHVTPRVPVAMTPNPAASRPPPGPAAPAGPPGPAVPAGPPGLISAPGGPPERSLSAAAAHHNLMRRPATPTGTPVLGMGMHPPGPPLARPVLPRERGAVDRVLEYLVGDGPQNRYALICQQCLSHNGMALKEEFEYIGMRKWMTRISRV; via the exons ATGAGTACCTGTGCAGTGTTATCTTCCGCCTGTATGTTGATGTTACTTTCTATTTACAATGTTTTAATATGCTGCAATACATGTTTTAAAACGTGTTTCCTTCTATATGCACATGTGAGGCTTCTTGTTCATGGATGTctgtcttgttttgtttttcatgaTTTTCAGGATATTCAAAAGCTCGAGGAGCATAGGGAAAAGAATCAGAAACAGCTGAAGTTTTGGGTTTACAGATTACTTCTGTATTCAACCCTTTTGTATTTCGTAGCCTGTGTAGTTATTTATGTCTGGTATATCCCTGAACAGCTATTGGGGAAGCTAATTGTGGCATTAGCTTTTTTAATATTTCCTCCGCT AGTATGGCTTCTAAGGAAACTATTAATTGCTTTATATTCAAAAAGAACAGAAAGAAATG ATGAGAAATTGGAGGAATTAAAAGCTGAAAAGAAGAGAATC CTTGAGCAAGTGATGGAAACGGAAACCTACAAAAATGCCAAACTAATTCTAGAGAGATTTGATCCAGACTCGAAGAAAAAAGTt GAGTTGGAGGCTACACCTGTCGGACCTTCTATGACACCTAGGCAAGGCCAAG AGCTTCGTCAGAGGCATGTGACTCCTCGTGTTCCTGTCGCTATGACTCCCAACCCGGCAGCATCACGTCCTCCTCCTGGCCCTGCGGCCCCGGCGGGCCCCCCCGGACCTGCGGTCCCGGCTGGCCCCCCAGGCCTGATCTCGGCCCCCGGTGGGCCCCCGGAGAGAagcctgtctgctgctgctgctcaCCACAACCTGATGAGGAGACCTGCCACCCCCACAGGCACGCCGGTCCTCGGCATGG GAATGCACCCTCCCGGACCCCCCCTGGCCCGGCCTGTGCTCCCCCGGGAAAGGGGAGCTGTGGACCGGGTCCTTGAGTACCTAGTAGGTGATGGGCCACAGAATAG ATATGCCCTGATATGCCAGCAGTGTCTGTCTCATAATGGAATGGCGTTGAAGGAGGAATTTGAATACATCG GAATGAGGAAATGGATGACTCGGATCAGTAGAGTGTGA
- the lnpa gene encoding endoplasmic reticulum junction formation protein lunapark-A isoform X3, which produces MGAVFSRFRKATTVEVLEGLDKDIQKLEEHREKNQKQLKFWVYRLLLYSTLLYFVACVVIYVWYIPEQLLGKLIVALAFLIFPPLVWLLRKLLIALYSKRTERNDEKLEELKAEKKRILEQVMETETYKNAKLILERFDPDSKKKVELEATPVGPSMTPRQGQELRQRHVTPRVPVAMTPNPAASRPPPGPAAPAGPPGPAVPAGPPGLISAPGGPPERSLSAAAAHHNLMRRPATPTGTPVLGMGMHPPGPPLARPVLPRERGAVDRVLEYLVGDGPQNRYALICQQCLSHNGMALKEEFEYIAFRCAYCYFLNPARKTRPQAPRLPELSDNKMSPEPSAVALETQQPAPASAPASAPGEAVTEASDPAEEAEPRESHASESQSETEKHGPLEPSTNLTNLADNSDNEQDVSAMEVE; this is translated from the exons ATGGGAGCTGTATTTTCTCGCTTCAGG AAGGCAACTACAGTGGAGGTACTAGAGGGTCTTGATAAG GATATTCAAAAGCTCGAGGAGCATAGGGAAAAGAATCAGAAACAGCTGAAGTTTTGGGTTTACAGATTACTTCTGTATTCAACCCTTTTGTATTTCGTAGCCTGTGTAGTTATTTATGTCTGGTATATCCCTGAACAGCTATTGGGGAAGCTAATTGTGGCATTAGCTTTTTTAATATTTCCTCCGCT AGTATGGCTTCTAAGGAAACTATTAATTGCTTTATATTCAAAAAGAACAGAAAGAAATG ATGAGAAATTGGAGGAATTAAAAGCTGAAAAGAAGAGAATC CTTGAGCAAGTGATGGAAACGGAAACCTACAAAAATGCCAAACTAATTCTAGAGAGATTTGATCCAGACTCGAAGAAAAAAGTt GAGTTGGAGGCTACACCTGTCGGACCTTCTATGACACCTAGGCAAGGCCAAG AGCTTCGTCAGAGGCATGTGACTCCTCGTGTTCCTGTCGCTATGACTCCCAACCCGGCAGCATCACGTCCTCCTCCTGGCCCTGCGGCCCCGGCGGGCCCCCCCGGACCTGCGGTCCCGGCTGGCCCCCCAGGCCTGATCTCGGCCCCCGGTGGGCCCCCGGAGAGAagcctgtctgctgctgctgctcaCCACAACCTGATGAGGAGACCTGCCACCCCCACAGGCACGCCGGTCCTCGGCATGG GAATGCACCCTCCCGGACCCCCCCTGGCCCGGCCTGTGCTCCCCCGGGAAAGGGGAGCTGTGGACCGGGTCCTTGAGTACCTAGTAGGTGATGGGCCACAGAATAG ATATGCCCTGATATGCCAGCAGTGTCTGTCTCATAATGGAATGGCGTTGAAGGAGGAATTTGAATACATCG CATTCAGATGCGCTTATTGCTACTTCCTGAATCCTGCCCGTAAGACACGCCCCCAAGCTCCACGTCTACCAGAACTTAGTGACAACAAGATGAGTCCCGAGCCATCAGCTGTTGCCCTGGAGACTCAACAGCCTGCCCCTGCATCTGCCCCTGCGTCTGCCCCAG GAGAGGCTGTAACGGAGGCCTCTGATCCTGCAGAAGAGGCGGAGCCTAGGGAAAGTCATGCATCTGAAAGCCAatcagagacagagaaacacgGGCCTTTGGAACCCAGTACAAACCTCACCAACCTCGCTGACAATTCGGACAATGAACAAGATGTGTCTGCCATGGAGGTGGAATAG
- the evx2 gene encoding homeobox even-skipped homolog protein 2 yields MMERIRKEMILMERGLHSPVAGKRLSNLSDSTGNAVLEALENSQHAGRLSPRITSASIHSSLGDIPTKGKFEIDSLFGNLHGSDNTSSAEISSSENRKKMNLYPEVSTDSEMNSDVEVGCPSHRSPGGVSQHKENNNKGFSDSNSGTSNTSSSSVSNHNGNSVGSSNNSNSDQVRRYRTAFTREQIGRLEKEFYRENYVSRPRRCELAAALNLPETTIKVWFQNRRMKDKRQRLAMSWPHPADPSFYTYMMTHAAATGSLPYPFHSHVPLHYYPHVGVTAAAAAAAASGAASSPFATSIRPLETFRALSHPYSRPELLCSFRHPGLYQSPAGLNGSAAASAAAAAAAAAAAVSAPSATGPCACLSCHSSQAASALGSRSANSDFTCTATAPRSESGFLPYSAAVLSKTAVASPDQREESALNR; encoded by the exons ATGATGGAGAGGATAAGAAAAGAGATGATTCTAATGGAGAGGGGACTACACAGCCCCGTGGCCGGCAAGAGGCTCTCTAACCTCTCTGATTCGACCGGGAACGCGGTCCTCGAGGCCCTAGAAAATTCTCAGCATGCGGGTCGTCTCAGCCCGCGAATAACTTCCGCCTCAATCCACAGCAGTCTCGGCGACATTCCCACCAAAGGCAAATTCGAAATAGACAGCTTGTTCGGAAACCTCCACGGCAGCGACAATACCTCCTCGGCGGAAATCTCGTCCTCTGAAAACAGGAAGAAAATGAACCTGTATCCTGAAGTTTCCACCGACTCTGAAATGAATAGCGATGTGGAAGTGGGGTGCCCATCTCACCGCTCCCCCGGCGGAGTCAGTCAACACAAGGAAAACAATAACAAAG GTTTCTCTGATAGTAATTCGGGGACTTCCAACACGAGCTCGTCTTCTGTCTCCAATCATAACGGCAATTCCGTCGGTAGCTCGAACAACTCGAACTCGGACCAGGTGCGGAGGTACCGGACTGCGTTTACCAGGGAGCAAATCGGACGACTGGAGAAGGAATTTTACAGGGAAAATTACGTATCAAGACCCAGGAGATGTGAACTAGCTGCCGCGCTAAACCTGCCTGAAACGACAATAAAG gtgtggttcCAGAACCGGCGAATGAAGGATAAGAGGCAGCGTCTGGCGATGTCATGGCCGCATCCTGCCGATCCCAGCTTCTACACTTATATGATGACGCATGCAGCCGCCACCGGAAGTCTGCCATACCCTTTCCATTCTCACGTGCCTCTGCACTACTACCCTCACGTCGGCGTGACAGCGGCAGCCGCGGCAGCTGCCGCCTCAGGGGCCGCGTCTTCTCCTTTCGCTACCTCCATCCGCCCTCTCGAGACTTTCCGCGCGCTCTCTCATCCTTACTCGCGCCCGGAGCTGCTCTGTAGCTTCCGGCACCCTGGACTCTACCAGTCACCCGCGGGCCTCAACGGCTCTGCGGCAGCGTCAGCCGCCGCGGCGGCTGCGGCAGCGGCGGCCGCCGTGAGCGCGCCCTCGGCCACTGGGCCGTGCGCGTGTCTCAGCTGCCACAGTAGTCAGGCGGCCAGCGCGCTGGGCTCCCGGAGCGCCAACTCTGACTTCACGTGCACAGCGACCGCGCCGAGGTCTGAGAGTGGATTTTTACCCTACTCGGCCGCCGTCTTGAGCAAAACTGCGGTGGCGTCTCCAGATCAGAGGGAAGAAAGCGCACTTAATAGATAA
- the hoxd13a gene encoding homeobox protein Hox-D13a: MELEEVSGETATIPNRSFYPPAFGTHSSRSSSSATVYSLSDRPNSHSPDYLTPYVALPNTATGANSQVTFGCRFAGSCFSCKAPSSSVYQQSVINHSVNGNVNGHSADEDVVSLARATLRCGDVPNRIRELGYTSPYARIPGYIDVPFVQRPRARDHRRDGSFATESYQPWNWSNSWSSQVYCPKDQTQSSHIWKSSLTEDSTLSLPDTNPFLQRMRKKRVPYSKLQLKELEQEYTITKFITKERRRRIASSTNLTERQVTIWFQNRRVKDKKNISKMPKDFGIYQ, from the exons atgGAACTGGAGGAAGTAAGTGGGGAGACAGCTACCATTCCTAACAGAAGTTTTTATCCTCCTGCCTTTGGGACGCACTCGAGTCGATCTTCGTCTTCCGCTACCGTGTACTCACTATCGGACCGTCCAAACTCTCACAGCCCGGACTATCTCACTCCTTACGTTGCTCTTCCTAACACAGCGACTGGTGCCAACTCGCAAGTTACCTTTGGGTGTCGCTTCGCCGGCAGTTGCTTCAGTTGCAAAGCCCCTTCAAGCTCTGTGTATCAGCAAAGTGTCATAAACCACAGTGTTAACGGGAATGTAAACGGACACTCAGCTGATGAGGACGTGGTCAGTTTGGCCAGGGCCACACTACGCTGCGGTGATGTTCCCAACAGGATTCGAGAGTTGGGCTACACGAGTCCCTACGCAAGGATCCCTGGATATATTGATGTGCCATTTGTACAACGACCAAGGGCCAGAGATCACAGACGTGATGGTTCTTTCGCTACTGAAAGCTACCAACCATGGAACTGGTCAAACAGTTGGAGTAGCCAGGTTTATTGTCCTAAGGACCAGACGCAGAGCTCACATATATGGAAATCATCGCTCACAG AAGATTCAACGCTGTCTCTGCCCGATACAAATCCTTTCCTTCAGCGCATGAGGAAGAAACGTGTCCCCTACAGCAAACTACAGCTGAAGGAGCTCGAGCAGGAGTACACCATTACAAAGTTTATTACCAAAGAAAGGCGACGGCGGATAGCCTCCTCTACCAACCTGACAGAGAGACAAGTGACTATATGGTTTCAGAATCGCCGTGTTAAGgacaaaaaaaatatttcaaaaaTGCCTAAAGACTTTGGAATTTATCAGTGA
- the lnpa gene encoding endoplasmic reticulum junction formation protein lunapark-A isoform X2, which yields MGAVFSRFRKKATTVEVLEGLDKDIQKLEEHREKNQKQLKFWVYRLLLYSTLLYFVACVVIYVWYIPEQLLGKLIVALAFLIFPPLVWLLRKLLIALYSKRTERNDEKLEELKAEKKRILEQVMETETYKNAKLILERFDPDSKKKVELEATPVGPSMTPRQGQELRQRHVTPRVPVAMTPNPAASRPPPGPAAPAGPPGPAVPAGPPGLISAPGGPPERSLSAAAAHHNLMRRPATPTGTPVLGMGMHPPGPPLARPVLPRERGAVDRVLEYLVGDGPQNRYALICQQCLSHNGMALKEEFEYIAFRCAYCYFLNPARKTRPQAPRLPELSDNKMSPEPSAVALETQQPAPASAPASAPGEAVTEASDPAEEAEPRESHASESQSETEKHGPLEPSTNLTNLADNSDNEQDVSAMEVE from the exons ATGGGAGCTGTATTTTCTCGCTTCAGG AAGAAGGCAACTACAGTGGAGGTACTAGAGGGTCTTGATAAG GATATTCAAAAGCTCGAGGAGCATAGGGAAAAGAATCAGAAACAGCTGAAGTTTTGGGTTTACAGATTACTTCTGTATTCAACCCTTTTGTATTTCGTAGCCTGTGTAGTTATTTATGTCTGGTATATCCCTGAACAGCTATTGGGGAAGCTAATTGTGGCATTAGCTTTTTTAATATTTCCTCCGCT AGTATGGCTTCTAAGGAAACTATTAATTGCTTTATATTCAAAAAGAACAGAAAGAAATG ATGAGAAATTGGAGGAATTAAAAGCTGAAAAGAAGAGAATC CTTGAGCAAGTGATGGAAACGGAAACCTACAAAAATGCCAAACTAATTCTAGAGAGATTTGATCCAGACTCGAAGAAAAAAGTt GAGTTGGAGGCTACACCTGTCGGACCTTCTATGACACCTAGGCAAGGCCAAG AGCTTCGTCAGAGGCATGTGACTCCTCGTGTTCCTGTCGCTATGACTCCCAACCCGGCAGCATCACGTCCTCCTCCTGGCCCTGCGGCCCCGGCGGGCCCCCCCGGACCTGCGGTCCCGGCTGGCCCCCCAGGCCTGATCTCGGCCCCCGGTGGGCCCCCGGAGAGAagcctgtctgctgctgctgctcaCCACAACCTGATGAGGAGACCTGCCACCCCCACAGGCACGCCGGTCCTCGGCATGG GAATGCACCCTCCCGGACCCCCCCTGGCCCGGCCTGTGCTCCCCCGGGAAAGGGGAGCTGTGGACCGGGTCCTTGAGTACCTAGTAGGTGATGGGCCACAGAATAG ATATGCCCTGATATGCCAGCAGTGTCTGTCTCATAATGGAATGGCGTTGAAGGAGGAATTTGAATACATCG CATTCAGATGCGCTTATTGCTACTTCCTGAATCCTGCCCGTAAGACACGCCCCCAAGCTCCACGTCTACCAGAACTTAGTGACAACAAGATGAGTCCCGAGCCATCAGCTGTTGCCCTGGAGACTCAACAGCCTGCCCCTGCATCTGCCCCTGCGTCTGCCCCAG GAGAGGCTGTAACGGAGGCCTCTGATCCTGCAGAAGAGGCGGAGCCTAGGGAAAGTCATGCATCTGAAAGCCAatcagagacagagaaacacgGGCCTTTGGAACCCAGTACAAACCTCACCAACCTCGCTGACAATTCGGACAATGAACAAGATGTGTCTGCCATGGAGGTGGAATAG
- the lnpa gene encoding endoplasmic reticulum junction formation protein lunapark-A isoform X1, with the protein MSTCAVLSSACMLMLLSIYNVLICCNTCFKTCFLLYAHVRLLVHGCLSCFVFHDFQDIQKLEEHREKNQKQLKFWVYRLLLYSTLLYFVACVVIYVWYIPEQLLGKLIVALAFLIFPPLVWLLRKLLIALYSKRTERNDEKLEELKAEKKRILEQVMETETYKNAKLILERFDPDSKKKVELEATPVGPSMTPRQGQELRQRHVTPRVPVAMTPNPAASRPPPGPAAPAGPPGPAVPAGPPGLISAPGGPPERSLSAAAAHHNLMRRPATPTGTPVLGMGMHPPGPPLARPVLPRERGAVDRVLEYLVGDGPQNRYALICQQCLSHNGMALKEEFEYIAFRCAYCYFLNPARKTRPQAPRLPELSDNKMSPEPSAVALETQQPAPASAPASAPGEAVTEASDPAEEAEPRESHASESQSETEKHGPLEPSTNLTNLADNSDNEQDVSAMEVE; encoded by the exons ATGAGTACCTGTGCAGTGTTATCTTCCGCCTGTATGTTGATGTTACTTTCTATTTACAATGTTTTAATATGCTGCAATACATGTTTTAAAACGTGTTTCCTTCTATATGCACATGTGAGGCTTCTTGTTCATGGATGTctgtcttgttttgtttttcatgaTTTTCAGGATATTCAAAAGCTCGAGGAGCATAGGGAAAAGAATCAGAAACAGCTGAAGTTTTGGGTTTACAGATTACTTCTGTATTCAACCCTTTTGTATTTCGTAGCCTGTGTAGTTATTTATGTCTGGTATATCCCTGAACAGCTATTGGGGAAGCTAATTGTGGCATTAGCTTTTTTAATATTTCCTCCGCT AGTATGGCTTCTAAGGAAACTATTAATTGCTTTATATTCAAAAAGAACAGAAAGAAATG ATGAGAAATTGGAGGAATTAAAAGCTGAAAAGAAGAGAATC CTTGAGCAAGTGATGGAAACGGAAACCTACAAAAATGCCAAACTAATTCTAGAGAGATTTGATCCAGACTCGAAGAAAAAAGTt GAGTTGGAGGCTACACCTGTCGGACCTTCTATGACACCTAGGCAAGGCCAAG AGCTTCGTCAGAGGCATGTGACTCCTCGTGTTCCTGTCGCTATGACTCCCAACCCGGCAGCATCACGTCCTCCTCCTGGCCCTGCGGCCCCGGCGGGCCCCCCCGGACCTGCGGTCCCGGCTGGCCCCCCAGGCCTGATCTCGGCCCCCGGTGGGCCCCCGGAGAGAagcctgtctgctgctgctgctcaCCACAACCTGATGAGGAGACCTGCCACCCCCACAGGCACGCCGGTCCTCGGCATGG GAATGCACCCTCCCGGACCCCCCCTGGCCCGGCCTGTGCTCCCCCGGGAAAGGGGAGCTGTGGACCGGGTCCTTGAGTACCTAGTAGGTGATGGGCCACAGAATAG ATATGCCCTGATATGCCAGCAGTGTCTGTCTCATAATGGAATGGCGTTGAAGGAGGAATTTGAATACATCG CATTCAGATGCGCTTATTGCTACTTCCTGAATCCTGCCCGTAAGACACGCCCCCAAGCTCCACGTCTACCAGAACTTAGTGACAACAAGATGAGTCCCGAGCCATCAGCTGTTGCCCTGGAGACTCAACAGCCTGCCCCTGCATCTGCCCCTGCGTCTGCCCCAG GAGAGGCTGTAACGGAGGCCTCTGATCCTGCAGAAGAGGCGGAGCCTAGGGAAAGTCATGCATCTGAAAGCCAatcagagacagagaaacacgGGCCTTTGGAACCCAGTACAAACCTCACCAACCTCGCTGACAATTCGGACAATGAACAAGATGTGTCTGCCATGGAGGTGGAATAG